The proteins below come from a single Ictidomys tridecemlineatus isolate mIctTri1 chromosome 8, mIctTri1.hap1, whole genome shotgun sequence genomic window:
- the LOC144365924 gene encoding vomeronasal type-1 receptor 4-like, with protein MVFHLAQGTVFMFLAGLGIVGNIFVLVKYICILRSTMKSIHLILIHLAFTNMMALLTKGIMRTISRLVLINLLGDVGCKIVIYLNRVARGLSICTTSLLTVVQAITISPRASRWRRLQPRSAWHLLPLLLFCWILNSFIGMSLPFYIKNISSMNTSKISKNNDYCYFESENRIIRWIFIVLMVLRDAGFQGVMGGASGYMVFLLHKHHQHVLHLQTSKLLYRTPPEVKAAKSVLLLMLCFLLFYWADCVASLYITFSLGKDSIALSLHEFLSVGYEILSPLVLIHRDGHFC; from the coding sequence ATGGTTTTCCATCTTGCCCAGGGAACAGTCTTCATGTTTCTGGCAGGACTTGGCATTGTGGGGAACATCTTTGTTCTTGTGAAATATATCTGCATACTTAGAAGCACTATGAAATCTATTCACCTCATTCTCATCCATTTGGCTTTTACAAATATGATGGCACTTCTTACAAAAGGAATAATGAGGACAATATCCAGACTTGTGTTAATAAACCTCCTAGGTGACGTAGGCTGCAAGATTGTGATTTACCTCAATAGGGTGGCCCGGGgcctgtccatctgcaccaccaGTCTCCTCACAGTGGTCCAGGCCATCACCATCAGTCCCAGAGCCTCCAGGTGGAGGAGGCTGCAGCCCAGGTCTGCATGGCACCTGCTTCCCTTGTTGCTATTCTGTTGGATTCTCAATTCCTTTATAGGCATGAGcttaccattttatataaaaaatatcagCAGTATGAACACATCAAAAATCAGTAAAAACAATGACTACTGTTATTTTGAATCAGAAAACAGGATAATCAGATGGATTTTTATTGTTCTCATGGTCCTTCGAGATGCTGGGTTCCAGGGTGTCATGGGCGGGGCCAGTGGCTACATGGTCTTCCTCCTCCACAAGCACCACCAGCACGTGCTCCACCTTCAGACCTCCAAGCTGCTCTACAGAACCCCCCCTGAGGTGAAGGCTGCGAAGAGTGTTCTCCTTCTGATGCTCTGCTTTCTCCTCTTCTATTGGGCAGACTGTGTTGCTTCTTTATATATAACCTTCTCATTAGGGAAAGATTCCATTGCACTAAGTCTTCATGAATTTCTCTCTGTTGGTTATGAAATTCTCAGCCCATTGGTGCTGATTCACAGAGACGGACATTTTTGCTGA
- the LOC101965482 gene encoding vomeronasal type-1 receptor 4-like, translating to MVLPLFKGITFMFLIGLGIMGNIYVFVNYMCLFRGVKRKSSHLLLIHLAFTNSITLITGGMPRTISSLGFRDLLGDIGCKTAIYLERVARGLSICTTSLLTVVQAITISPRASRWGRLQPRSAWHLLPLLVFLWILNSLISMNLPLYIKKASSMNSSEIRINENCCYFLQQNSTIRWIFIVLMVLRDAVFQGVMGGASGYMVFLLHKHHQHVLHLQTSKLLHRTPPEVKAAKSVLVLMLCFLFFYWADCFMALYVTFSLEKRFIEVSALQLVNLGYAILSPFVLMHRDGHLAECWPGH from the coding sequence ATGGTTTTGCCTCTTTTCAAGGGAATAACGTTCATGTTTCTAATAGGACTTGGGATTATGGGGAATATCTATGTGTTTGTGAACTATATGTGCTTGTTTAGAGGAGTCAAGAGGAAATCTAGTCACCTCCTTCTCATCCATTTGGCTTTTACAAATAGCATAACACTTATTACAGGAGGAATGCCAAGAACAATATCCAGTTTGGGGTTCAGAGACCTCCTAGGTGACATAGGCTGTAAGACTGCGATTTATCTGGAGAGGGTGGCCCGGGgcctgtccatctgcaccaccaGTCTCCTCACAGTGGTCCAGGCCATCACCATCAGTCCCAGAGCCTCCAGGTGGGGGAGGCTGCAGCCCAGGTCTGCATGGCACCTGCTTCCCTTGTTAGTCTTCCTGTGGATACTCAATTCCTTGATAAGCATGAACTTACCACTTTACATTAAAAAAGCCAGCAGCATGAACAGTTcagaaattagaataaatgagAACTGCTGTTATTTTCTACAGCAAAACTCAACAATCAGATGGATTTTTATTGTTCTCATGGTCCTTCGAGATGCTGTGTTCCAGGGTGTCATGGGTGGGGCCAGTGGCTACATGGTCTTCCTCCTCCACAAGCACCACCAGCACGTGCTCCACCTTCAGACCTCCAAGCTCCTCCACAGAACCCCCCCTGAAGTGAAGGCTGCAAAGAGTGTCCTCGTTCTGAtgctctgctttctcttcttctattGGGCAGATTGTTTCATGGCTTTATATGTAACTTTCTCCTTAGAGAAGCGTTTCATAGaagtaagtgctctacaactTGTGAACCTTGGCTATGCAATCCTCAGCCCATTTGTGCTGATGCACAGGGATGGACACCTGGCTGAGTGTTGGCCTGGTCACTAG